The Mycobacterium seoulense genomic interval GGCGCTGCGCAGCAAGCGCTTCACCCCGAGCCGCTCGGCCAGCCAGGTCCCGCGTGACAGGTAGAGCTGCGTCTCCTGACCGCCGATGGACACCGCGGGCACGATCGGGACGCCCGCCTCGATCGCGGTCCTGACGTATCCCTTGCGGCCGTTGAAGTCGATGACGTTCTCCGCGAGCGTGGGCCGGTACGCGTCGTAGTCACCGCCGGGGAAGACGATCACGACCCCGCCGGACCGCAGGGCTTGCGCCGCGTTCTCCCGGTTGGCCCGGATGTATCCGGTCCGCCGGAAGAAGTCCCCGGTGGGGCCGGTCATGAGAATGTCGTGGCTCAGCGTGTAGACCGGCCGGTCGTAGCCGAACTTCTCGTAGAAGTGG includes:
- a CDS encoding lysophospholipid acyltransferase family protein — translated: MGVMRPALKAYFRSEVHGLGSFPPGGALVVGNHSGGMFPMDVPIFSVHFYEKFGYDRPVYTLSHDILMTGPTGDFFRRTGYIRANRENAAQALRSGGVVIVFPGGDYDAYRPTLAENVIDFNGRKGYVRTAIEAGVPIVPAVSIGGQETQLYLSRGTWLAERLGVKRLLRSAILPLSFGFPFGFSAVIPPNLPLPTKIVTQVLEPIDIAGQFGDDPDVDEVDEHVRSVMQQALKDLAAKRRFPILG